ACGAATTTGCTGACTCAAAATTTTCACAATTTCGAAGGGCAAAATGGAATTTTATGGGGTATGAAAGATTCGTGGgaggcctaaagagaaaacatcatatgTCATGCTTGCTATAACAATTCTCTTGCCTACTAGACTTGtctaaaagaagaaaagatgTACTTCTTAATAGATTGGATTGCCTGAAAAAAGGTAGAGGTACCGACCCTCTAATCTCGTAAAAATGTAGGGCATGAGCCTTAAAATTCTATTCCAAAATTTTCAAGGGCTTTTTAGCTGGCCCTATCAAACCCGTTTAAAATATGAGCTAATCTATATGGACCACTAGTAGCCCACAACCTGCAAAAACTAAAAACacccttaaaagaaatagaacAAAAAAAGCAAATTGTTTACTAGTTGTTAGGGGAATGGATTCCCTCGAGTGACATTTTTGTCCTGTGAAATCACAACAgttcaaaaaaatagaaagataaaaAAGTTAAAGAGAAAGATGGGTTTTAATGGTTTAGATCAAAACACGAGAGTGTGCGGTGGAATTTCCACTAAAGGGGATCCATTCCTGTTGTTTCACTCAAAATTGCATACTTGCTCATACTAAACTTTACATTCCTCCCAGGCTAAACTCGGGGTTTCTTTTGCATTGgatattatttttcaatatcaCCACGATTTCTCGTTTTCTCTAttctttataatatatatttctatttcatCCATCTTTCAAAATTATAACAAGCAATATAATTAGGTAATAGAAACATTTACTTTTTTTCACACATAAAATGAAGCacgtagaaaaaaaaaatgacattagCAACAAATACAATTGTGGACTTCTTCCTTGTCTTATCAATCATCGTGGTTGCCGGCTGTCACCCACATTTTCTCCCTGGTCTCAAGACATCTTTTCCAAACACATCCCTTTTATGTGGGCTTATTTCAGTTTATCTTGAGCTTAACTTAGCTCTGGACATGTATCTGGCCAAATATCAATATCATAATACAATACTCAAAATAATAGATGTCGAATATACTCCTTCTATTCCAAATTataaagagagaaagaaaaaaaaaactcactttTTGTCCCACATTATGAAGGAAAAAACCACTTTTAACGtatttaattaagtttaaaatacagaaaaaataaatccccaaaaaaaaaaatacagaaacaataaaatcaattttgtattTAACTTTTGGATACATTTCTTTGATTTCTACATCcctacataaataaataaataaatctgtataaaaaattaaaaatgactGAAGAGAAGGTTATATTCGTCAAATCAAATAGCgacaatccaaatccaaatcatATATAAACCCTAAACAACGCATTAGGGTTTTACATCTTCTTCTCTAACAACAATGGCTTGCACAATCGATTTTCGCCGCCTCGATGAAGGTTTCGGCGGCAAAACCTACAAACGCAAACGCGAACAAGCACAAGCAATCGAAGATGCAAAGATGGAAGAACCCGACACCATGGAAACCGACGAAACCGCACCTCCACCAGCAAAAAGATCAGCTCTTCCATCAGCATCAGATCCAAACAAACCGTCGTTTGGAGCACCGACTTACGACGGAGTAATCGCCGGTAAAGTCTCCGGAAGAAAGTGGAAGCAGGTTCGCACTCGTCGTGCTTCGGCACTTCATGTGAGCAGAAAGGGAACAACGTTTGAAGAAAGGGAAAGAGAGAAGAAGATCAAAATGGCGTATAAGGAGAGGATTAATGAGTTGAAAGAAGAGATTCGGTTGAATAAGGTTGagaaaaggaagaagaaagaagaaagagagaagaagaagaaagagaataTTTTGAGATCTGGGACTAAGTTGCAGATAATTTCTAACCCTAAAACGCTGAAGAAAATTGCTAAGTCGAAGAAGAGAAAGCAACTTAGAATGGTTCCTGATGATTTAGTTAAGAAATAGagggtttttaatttttattttgatgaaattgaatttttattatgtGTTGCATTTTGTTTTGGAGAATTTTGGGGATATTGAAAGGagattttataatttgttagatttTATATACTCCAATTATCATTATGTTTAAATTATTACTATAGTCTTGAGAGAATAATATATGTTCTGTTTGTGACTATGATGAATTGTTGGTTTTATGTTTCTAGGTTTTAATCATTAGGTTTTTAGGTTGATTATCTTATAGTACTATATGATCAAACAATTGCATTTTGGGGATTAGTGTTGTCAATCATGCATAACAGAAAATAGTTGATTGTTATAGCAGAAAATTATGCTATGTAAGATTTGTATGAAAAACctgatacattagttattcaatattTGCTTATAGTTAAAACGGGAGGGAGTAGTGTTATAGGGCCATTTTAGCCGTTATAACAATAGCGGTTGCGTATAGAGGAACAATAGtggttcaaattctgctatagAGGTTGTTAATTGAAGATCTTTTCATGTAGGAATATAATTTTGGATAACATGACATCAATTTAGAATGTGATAGAATGGTTTGATAAAAACCAGACAGGAGTAAAATTGCGATGACACACACACCTTTGCTTGAATTTGTAAGGGTTTGTTTCTGTTTTATGGCTAGCTTCAAGTTTGaattcaacaataaaaaaatgtaacacCCTGTATGAAATGGTTTTAGTTTCTACTATGTATTGCCATTTGTTTTTTTCTCATGGAGAATTATGGGTTtctgaaaaataattttatagtttttgcTTTTATGCTCCAACACCAACCCGTATGTTTAAACAACTATATAAGATGCTCTAATGCAAGTTCTTTTGTGATATGAGTTGTTGCTTTTATGCTTTTACTTAACATTATCAAACAACTCTATAGTCTGAGATTTTAGAAGAGGAGATTATGGTCAAAGCAATAGTAAAAGGAAAATAGAGTTTGGTTTGGACTAAGAAAAATGGAAGGAAGGAATCTTCGTCTTCCTTCATATCATGGAGATTCAGTCGTTAACACTATCCATTCAATATTATTAActtcattctttctttctactcAAACAGAATAAC
This genomic interval from Trifolium pratense cultivar HEN17-A07 linkage group LG6, ARS_RC_1.1, whole genome shotgun sequence contains the following:
- the LOC123888172 gene encoding protein PXR1 — encoded protein: MACTIDFRRLDEGFGGKTYKRKREQAQAIEDAKMEEPDTMETDETAPPPAKRSALPSASDPNKPSFGAPTYDGVIAGKVSGRKWKQVRTRRASALHVSRKGTTFEEREREKKIKMAYKERINELKEEIRLNKVEKRKKKEEREKKKKENILRSGTKLQIISNPKTLKKIAKSKKRKQLRMVPDDLVKK